A window from Scleropages formosus chromosome 17, fSclFor1.1, whole genome shotgun sequence encodes these proteins:
- the mex3c gene encoding RNA-binding protein MEX3B, with amino-acid sequence MPSSTSLLEGEETEPELPPLVVRAFADMGLDEHGPQSQAEPREPTGTPVPTSHFSLLGAVLDLQPLQCPQAVPPEEEEAAEESAPGDAAAGESDTLLAQAPGPGLASVLLPAMVESPETVMLYSGGLDDSTPRQVPGMLVIPPGYTEPGYPEPGYTEPGFEAEQPALLRRKSVNTTECVAVPSSEHVAEIVGRQGCKIKALRAKTNTYIKTPVRGEQPVFVVTGRKEDVAMAKREILSAAEHFSLIRASRNKPGPLGGPGLGCGPVLPGQTTIQVRVPYRVVGLVVGPKGATIKRIQQQTHTYIVTPSRDKEPVFEVTGMPENVDRAREEIEAHIAMRTGGCVEPAADDDDFHCNGTDVSFDASGCGEPLHSDMAAVTGGRSAGRMTCTYRNNSSSSLGSGGSNDSFYSGAGGRMADFSPTSPFNSNSAGSFWFGENLLQLGPDDLEVSAFEALTMSAPPLTGPQHPVLWSPFEQGLPLLEGRCQAPYRDSQPGTPRLSPTSHDSLEQPVGRHTRSDPVSTRLPRFPAYGVAFSSSSSGDSTTSSSPPDSAGPGGAYRGRQDCVRCLESECVAALVPCGHNLFCMECANRICQAEDATCPVCQAPVTQALRLRNM; translated from the exons ATGCCCAGCAGCACGTCTTTGTTGGAAGGCGAGGAGACGGAGCCGGAGCTGCCGCCGCTAGTCGTTCGGGCATTCGCCGACATGGGCCTCGATGAACACGGTCCGCAGAGCCAGGCGGAGCCTCGGGAGCCCACTGGAACCCCAGTCCCGACCTCTCACTTCAGTCTGTTGGGAGCAGTGCTGGACCTACAGCCGCTGCAGTGCCCCCAGGCCGTGCCGCCGGAGGAAGAAGAAGCGGCGGAGGAGAGCGCGCCCGGAGACGCCGCTGCTGGCGAGTCCGACACGCTGCTCGCACAGGCCCCGGGCCCCGGGCTGGCCTCGGTTCTCTTACCGGCAATGGTGGAGTCCCCCGAGACTGTGATGCTCTATAGCGGGGGACTGGACGACTCCACGCCGCGGCAGGTCCCCGGAATGTTGGTGATACCGCCGGGCTACACGGAACCAGGCTACCCGGAACCGGGCTACACGGAGCCGGGCTTCGAGGCCGAGCAGCCGGCGCTGCTGAGAAGGAAGAGCGTGAACACGACCGAGTGCGTCGCGGTGCCGAGCTCAGAACACGTCGCGGAGATCGTAGGCCGCCAGG GGTGTAAGATAAAAGCACTGCGGGCAAAGACCAACACGTATATCAAGACTCCCGTGCGTGGCGAGCAGCCTGTGTTTGTTGTGACCGGGCGGAAGGAGGATGTGGCCATGGCCAAGCGGGAGATCCTCTCTGCTGCTGAACACTTCTCGCTGATCCGCGCATCTCGTAATAAGCCAGGACCGCTGGGCGGGCCGGGGCTCGGCTGTGGCCCGGTGCTGCCGGGTCAGACCACCATCCAGGTGCGTGTCCCCTACAGGGTAGTGGGCCTGGTGGTGGGGCCCAAGGGTGCCACCATCAAGCGCATACAGCAGCAGACGCACACCTACATTGTCACGCCAAGCCGCGACAAGGAGCCTGTGTTTGAGGTGACGGGCATGCCCGAGAACGTGGACCGCGCCCGTGAGGAGATCGAGGCCCACATTGCCATGCGCACCGGGGGCTGCGTCGAGCCAGCGGCAGATGACGACGACTTCCACTGCAATGGCACTGATGTTAGCTTTGACGCCAGCGGCTGTGGAGAGCCTCTGCACTCTGACATGGCTGCCGTCACCGGGGGGCGCTCTGCCGGGCGCATGACCTGCACGTACCGCAACAACAGCTCCAGCTCCCTCGGCAGCGGCGGTTCCAACGATTCCTTCTACAGCGGGGCAGGGGGACGCATGGCGGACTTCAGCCCCACAAGCCCCTTCAATAGCAACAGTGCGGGTAGCTTCTGGTTCGGAGAGAACCTGCTCCAGCTGGGGCCAGATGACCTCGAAGTGTCTGCTTTCGAAGCCCTGACCATGTCGGCTCCGCCTCTCACCGGCCCCCAACACCCAGTCCTCTGGAGTCCCTTCGAACAGGGCCTGCCGCTGCTGGAGGGTCGCTGTCAGGCCCCGTACCGTGACAGCCAGCCAGGCACTCCGCGTCTGTCACCCACTTCCCATGATTCCCTGGAGCAGCCGGTAGGTCGGCACACTCGGAGCGATCCGGTCAGCACGCGCCTGCCCCGCTTCCCTGCCTATGGTGTggccttctcctcttcctcctctggcGATagcaccacctccagctctccGCCTGACTCCGCGGGCCCCGGGGGAGCTTACCGCGGGCGGCAGGACTGCGTCCGCTGCCttgagagtgagtgtgtggctgccctggtACCCTGCGGGCACAACCTTTTCTGCATGGAGTGCGCCAACCGTATCTGTCAGGCAGAGGATGCAACGTGCCCCGTGTGCCAGGCCCCTGTCACCCAGGCTCTCCGTCTGCGCAACATGTGA